One Glycocaulis abyssi DNA window includes the following coding sequences:
- a CDS encoding ribonucleoside-diphosphate reductase subunit alpha: MTPFDSSPLSGTATQGPVRSRRGKPKAVTLRLVESVKTDPSRDALLTDFGKKTLVDRYLLPGESYQDMFARAASAYADDTAHAQRLYDYMSRLWFMPATPVLSNGGAERGLPISCFLNSVGDSLDDIVATWTENVWLASNGGGIGTYWGHVRSIGEKVGQNGQTSGIIPFVRVMDSLTLAISQGSLRRGSAAVYLDVHHPEIEEFLEIRKPSGDFNRKSLNLHHGLNITDEFMVAVREDADFPLISPKSGEVVKSISARKLWQKILELRLQTGEPYIIYSDTVNNALPMFQKKLGLKVRQSNLCSEIMLPTGVDHLGRDRTAVCCLSSVNAEKFLEWKDDPLFIEDLFRFLDNVLQDFIDRAPDEMDRATYSAWRERSVGLGLMGFHSFLQSLNIPFESAMAASWNRKLFKHLRQGADRASVKLAEERGACPDAAESGVKARFSHKLAIAPTASISIICGGTSAGIEPIPANVYTHKTLSGSFTVKNPYLEKLLEDKGINTPATWNSILEHEGSVQHLDALSQDEKDVFKTAFELDQRWVIEHAADRTPFICQAQSLNIFLPGNVDKWDLHMLHWTAWERGIKSLYYCRSKSVQRTAFAGTEGKDDMESSMQAAARTEYEECLACQ, translated from the coding sequence ATGACGCCGTTTGACTCTAGCCCACTGTCCGGCACCGCAACACAGGGCCCCGTGCGCTCGCGGCGCGGCAAGCCCAAGGCCGTCACGCTGCGCCTCGTGGAGAGCGTGAAGACCGATCCGTCGCGCGACGCATTGCTCACCGATTTCGGCAAGAAAACGCTGGTCGACCGCTATCTCCTGCCCGGCGAAAGCTATCAGGACATGTTTGCGCGCGCGGCCAGCGCCTATGCCGACGATACGGCCCACGCGCAGCGCCTTTACGACTACATGTCGCGCCTCTGGTTCATGCCCGCCACGCCGGTCCTCTCCAATGGCGGGGCCGAGCGCGGCCTGCCGATTTCGTGCTTCCTCAACTCGGTTGGCGATTCGCTGGACGATATCGTCGCCACCTGGACGGAAAATGTGTGGCTGGCCTCCAATGGCGGCGGCATCGGCACCTATTGGGGCCATGTGCGCTCCATCGGCGAGAAGGTCGGCCAGAACGGGCAGACCTCCGGCATTATTCCCTTCGTGCGCGTGATGGATTCGCTGACCCTTGCGATTTCGCAAGGCTCGCTGCGCCGCGGTTCGGCCGCCGTCTATCTCGACGTCCACCACCCGGAAATCGAAGAGTTTCTGGAAATTCGCAAGCCTAGCGGCGATTTCAACCGCAAGAGCCTGAACCTGCATCACGGCCTGAACATCACTGACGAGTTCATGGTGGCCGTGCGCGAGGATGCCGATTTCCCGCTCATCTCGCCGAAATCCGGCGAAGTGGTGAAATCCATCTCCGCGCGCAAGCTGTGGCAGAAAATCCTGGAACTGCGCCTGCAGACCGGCGAGCCCTACATCATCTATTCCGACACGGTGAACAACGCCCTGCCCATGTTCCAGAAGAAGCTGGGCCTGAAAGTGCGCCAGTCCAATCTGTGCTCGGAAATCATGCTGCCGACGGGCGTCGACCATCTGGGCCGCGACCGCACCGCCGTGTGCTGCCTGTCCTCGGTCAACGCAGAGAAATTCCTCGAATGGAAGGACGATCCGCTCTTCATCGAGGATCTGTTCCGCTTCCTCGACAATGTGCTGCAGGACTTTATCGACCGTGCGCCCGACGAGATGGACCGCGCCACCTATTCGGCCTGGCGCGAGCGGTCTGTCGGCCTTGGCCTGATGGGCTTCCACTCCTTCCTGCAATCGCTCAACATTCCCTTTGAGTCCGCCATGGCGGCCAGCTGGAACCGCAAGCTGTTCAAGCATTTGCGTCAGGGCGCTGACCGGGCTTCGGTGAAGCTCGCCGAAGAGCGCGGGGCCTGCCCGGATGCGGCAGAAAGCGGCGTGAAGGCGCGCTTCTCCCACAAGCTGGCCATCGCGCCGACCGCCTCGATCTCGATCATTTGCGGCGGGACGAGCGCCGGCATCGAGCCGATCCCGGCCAATGTCTACACGCACAAGACGCTGTCAGGCTCGTTCACGGTGAAGAACCCGTATCTGGAAAAGCTGCTGGAAGACAAGGGCATCAACACGCCCGCGACCTGGAATTCGATCCTGGAGCATGAAGGCTCCGTCCAGCATCTCGACGCCCTCAGCCAGGACGAGAAGGACGTGTTCAAGACCGCGTTCGAACTGGACCAGCGCTGGGTGATCGAGCACGCCGCCGACCGCACGCCCTTTATCTGTCAGGCCCAGTCGCTGAACATCTTCCTGCCGGGCAATGTCGATAAATGGGACCTTCACATGCTGCACTGGACGGCGTGGGAGCGGGGCATCAAATCGCTCTATTACTGCCGCTCCAAATCCGTCCAGCGCACCGCCTTTGCCGGTACCGAAGGCAAGGACGACATGGAAAGCTCCATGCAGGCCGCTGCCAGGACCGAATACGAGGAATGCCTCGCCTGCCAGTAA